In one Oncorhynchus kisutch isolate 150728-3 unplaced genomic scaffold, Okis_V2 scaffold849, whole genome shotgun sequence genomic region, the following are encoded:
- the LOC116362583 gene encoding ras-related protein Rab-11A, giving the protein MGTRDDEYDYLFKVVLIGDSGVGKSNLLSRFTRNEFNLESKSTIGVEFATRSIQVDGKTVKAQIWDTAGQERYRAITSAYYRGAVGALLVYDIAKHLTYENVERWLKELRDHADTNIVIMLVGNKSDLRHLRAVPTDEARAFAEKNGLSFLETSALDSTNVETAFQTILTEIYRIVSQKQMSERQESDMSPSNNVVNIQVQPTENKPKMQCCQNI; this is encoded by the exons ATGGGAACCAGAGATGATGAATACGATTATCTGTTTAAAG TGGTTCTGATAGGAGACTCGGGTGTTGGCAAGAGCAACCTGCTCTCTCGTTTCACCCGGAATGAGTTTAACCTGGAAAGTAAGAGCACCATTGGAGTGGAGTTTGCCACCCGCAGTATCCAGGTGGATGGGAAAACGGTGAAGGCTCAGATCTGGGACACGGCAGGACAGGAGCGCTACCGGGCTATCACCTCGGC GTACTACAGAGGCGCGGTGGGAGCCCTGCTGGTCTATGACATCGCCAAGCACCTGACCTATGAAAATGTGGAGCGGTGGTTGAAAGAGCTGAGAGACCATGCAGACACCAACATCGTCATCATGCTGGTTGGCAACAAGAGTGACCTGCGTCACCTCCGGGCCGTGCCCACCGACGAGGCTCGGGCTTTCGCAG AGAAAAACGGTTTGTCTTTCCTTGAGACGTCAGCCCTGGATTCCACCAACGTTGAAACGGCTTTCCAGACCAttctgacag AAATCTATCGAATCGTCTCTCAGAAGCAGATGTCAGAGCGTCAGGAGAGCGACATGTCTCCTAGCAACAATGTGGTCAACATCCAGGTGCAGCCCACTGAGAACAAACCAAAGATGCAGTGCTGTCAGAACATCTAG